In Natranaerobius thermophilus JW/NM-WN-LF, the genomic stretch GAATGCTGCCCACGGTGATTTCGCGCTGCCAAATTCATCAATTTCTTCCTTTAACTGAGGAACAACTTTATAAAGCGTTAAGTAATCGTACTCATGCAAGTCAGGAACAGCTTGAATTAGCCGTTTCATTGTCCGGTGGTATGATCGGAAGAGGTTTAGCCATCTTACAAGACGAAAGTTATTATGATATGATAAAGAAAGCTCATAGCTTTGTAGAAAAATTTGAGAAGTTAACTTTACCTGAACTCCTTGATTGGGCAGAAAAAATAGATTCAATGGACAATTGTGAAGAGTTTTTAGAGCTTTTAAATATTGTATTTAAACAAAAACTTTCTGAAAACCAAACTTCTGATTCTATAAATAAATTGGCTAGAATAATGGAAATAATTCTCGAAACCAAAGGTCAATTATTGACAAATGTGAATAGGCTTTTGGCTCTTGAAGCTATGATGGTCAAGATAAAGGAGGTGGACTAATATTGGAAAAATATATCGTTGTTGGCGTAAGGTTTAAAAAAGCTGGGAAAATATATTATTTTGATCCCAATGATATAGATTTGGAAGTAGGTAATAAAGTCATTGTTGAAACTGCAAGGGGTTTGGAGTTCGGACAAGTGGTTACAGGTCCCAAAGAAGTAACGGAAGAAGATATTGTTGCTCCACTTAAACAGGTGTTGAGAAAGGCAACAGAGGAAGACGAAGAAAAAGTGGCCGAAATTAAACAAAAAGAAGACCAGGCCTTTGAGGTCTGTTTGGATAAAATCTCCAAACACGGCCTGGAAATGAAATTAGTAGATGTTGAACAGAGTTTTGATGGTAGCAAAATAATCTTTTACTTCACTGCTGATGGTCGAGTAGATTTCAGAGAGCTTGTTAAAGACCTGGCAAGTGTTTTTAAAACACGGATAGAATTAAGGCAAATAGGTGTCCGGGATGAAGCTAAAATGCTAGGTGGTATTGGCCCATGTGGAAGAATCATGTGTTGTGCATCTTTTTTAGGAGATTTTGAACCTGTGTCAATTAAAATGGCCAAGGAGCAAAACTTAGCTTTAAACCCAAATAAAATTTCAGGTATTTGTGGTCGTTTAATGTGTTGTCTTAGATATGAATCCGATATTTATGAAGAAGCCCAAGAGACCTTTCCTCAAACAGGCGAAATTGTAGATACTGGTGAAGGAAAGGGAGAAGTTCAAGATTTTAATGTAATTAAAGAAACTGTTCAGGTTAAAATGGAAGATACTCATATTATTAAAGAATATAACCTTGACGAACTCACAAGGATCAATGGGGGGTGTGGTGGTCAACACAAGTGTCATTCTAAAGATCACTGCCACAATAATCAACTGGAAAAAGATATTGAAGATGAGCTTAGAAAGTTAGAAGATTAATATAAGAAGTTATACACTAACTTAAGAATTTGATAGATAGTTTCTGACTATTTCTTGCCCTTCATTAATTGCATAGGGACCGAGGATCATTAATAAGTCACCCTGTTTAACTTCATTTAAAGCTGTTTCAATTGTTTCTTCTAGATTGTGAATGAATTTAAAAGGTGTCCCTGATGTTTTCAATGGTGATAAAAAAGCGGTCTGTTCTGATGAATGAACTTGATTTGTTGGGGCAGCGTGCGACTTACTGGTGGTAATTATTAGCTCTCTTACTGGTAAGTGATTTACCCACTTTACTAGTCTCTGGCTATTTTCTAGATTTATTTGATCCCCGCGACTTCCCCGAATTGCAAAGACAATAACTAATCTGTTAAAGGGAAGTTGTGATATTGTTTCAAATACAGAACGAATACTGGCAGGGTTATGTGCGCAATCATCTATAATAGTAAAGCTGTTTTTATAAATTACTTCTAAGCGGCGAAATAGGCCCGGAAATTGTTCAGCTGTTTTGATGACCTGTTCCGGGTCAAACCCTGCCATTATACATACTGAAATCGCAAGTAAAGTATTATAAATATTGTGCTTTCCTGGCATTCTGATCTTCAAATTGTGTGATTGGGGCCTAACAGGTTTATTGGTCACTGTAGGCAACTCTTCTTTGATTTGATAGGTAAAACTAGTTTCAAAAGGTTTTAGGTCTACATTTTCAGCAGTTATCATAGCTCCCGGTGAAGAAATTCCGTAGGTAATCACTTTACTCCTGGTTTTATCCCCCATGGAGATTGCATTGGGATCATCTGCATTTAAAACTGAAATGCTATCAGGAGACAACATTTGGAAAAATTTTGTCTTGCTTTTAAAATAGTCATCCCAGGAATCGTGAAAATCCATATGATCGTAAGAAATATTTGTAATTCCAGCAATATCGAAATTAATGGCTGAAACTCTATCCTGCTTTAAACCATGGGAAGATACTTCTTTTGTAAGGTACTTTACTTCCTTTTGAACCATTTTTTCGATTAAACTATATAGCTCAGTAGCTGGCGGTGTTGTTAATTTGGAATCAAATTCTTCACCGTTAATTTTACAGTTTACAGTTCCAATCAGTCCTGACTTTACTCCTAGCTGGTTTATAATATAATCAATTAATGTTGTAGTAGTTGTTTTGCCATTGGTACCGGTAATACCTGTAACTATTAATCTGTGAGAAGGATGATCGTAAAAAGTGGAAGCTAACTTTGCCAGGGTCTTCCTACCATTCCTTACTTTAAAATAAGGAATGGCGCTATCCTTGACCTTGTCAATGTAATCGGCTCTCTCTAGAATGACTGTTGAAGCTCCATTTGCAATCGCCTCTTCTATATAGTCGTGGGCGTCTACCTTAGTGCCCTGACAAGCTACAAAGATCTTGCCTGGAGTTACTTCTTTTGAGTTGTCGGTAATCCCGGAAATAGTTACACCTTCAATATCTGTGCCAGTAGTGCCTAAGTCGGCAAATTCAGTAAACAGCTCAGGTGAGGTGTTTTGTAATAACTTCTTTAAACTGATTTTTCGGGAGTTTTCGGATGAACCAGGCATTAATGATGCTCCTTTAGAAGGTGATATTAGTTTAGCTTTAGTTTTGCCCTTGTATAGTATATTATTCTCTGGGAAAAAGTAGAATAGAGGTGACACTATGGGGAACAATACCAAAAAAGGAAAATTGTTTTTATGTCCGACTCCTATTGGTAATTTGCGGGATATTACTTTAAGAGTAATTGATTGCTTAAAGGAAGTGAATTTAGTGGCCTGTGAAGATACCAGGCGGACTAAGAAATTATTGAATCATTTGGAAATAAATGTAGAAATGTTAAGTTATCATAAATTTAATCAAGAAAGTCGGGGTCAACAAATAATTGAGAAGTTACTACAGGGGATGGATGTAGCTTTAGTATCAGATGCTGGGACTCCATCAATTTCTGATCCCGGGAAATTTTTGGTGCAAGAAGCAATTCAGAAAGAAATAGAAGTCATAGCCTTACCGGGGCCTTCAGCGCCAATTACCGCCTTGGCGGGTTCTGGTTTAGATACTGATTCCTTTATGTTTTTAGGTTATATTCCTGAAAAAGGAATAGAAAGAAAGGATATATTAGCTGAAATAATTGGCTCAGCACATACGGTTATCCTTTATGAGAACTATAATCGACTAGAAAAAACCATTAATGATTTAAGTAAGCAATTAGGTAAACGCCAAATTGTAATTGCCAAAGAGTTAACAAAAGTTCATGAACAGTATATTAGAGGTACAGCTAAAGAATTATTGGAATATCTTGAAAAGAACAGTATAAAAGGTGAATGCACTGTATTGATACAAGGGGCAAATCACACCACGGAGCTAAACTACTTGCCAGGAGAAGATGCAAAAAGTCACTTGAATGAATTAATAGGTCAAGGTTTTACAAAGAAACAAGCTATCAAGTTGGTGAGCCAGCTCAGAGAAATTCCTAAACGTGAAGTTTATCAAATAGCTCTAGAATTAGAAAAAGAAAAATAAATTAAGTGGCAAGCATTTTAGTGCTTGCCACTAATAAAATTTAGTCTGTTATTGGGATTGGAAATTTTGTTATTGTTCAGAATTTACCATTAGGTTAAGATTCATTAGACAACTGATCAATACAATGTTTACAGATGTTCTTACTTTTGTATCTAACCATCTCTTCTTCATCGGCAGTGCCACAGAATAGGCAAGCGGGCTCATACTTTTTCAGAATAATTTGTTCCCCTTCTATAAAAATCTCAAGGGCATCTTTCTGTTCAATTCCTAAATTGCGCCTAAGTTCAATGGGAATTACTATTCTGCCTAACTCGTCCACTCTGCGTACAAGACCAGTAGATTTCATTTTATTACCCTCCCTTTTTTTGACAACTTTCGACAGTTCCATCTATTTACAGTATATCAAATTATTTAATAAATTAAAAGAAAAAAATGAAAGCAAATACAAAAAAATACATGAAAGGCAATTTAAGGATAGTTAGATCTTGTTAATTGCTTTCTTGACAGAGGTTGTTCTTTTGGTATAATCTTATAAATTAAGGGATTGTGGCTTTTTTATCCAATAAAAATTAATGAATAGGCCTTCATCCCGGGGGTTGAAGGCTTTTTCTATTAAAAATTTGAGGGAGGTTTTGCTATGGCCAGGGATAACACATTCTATATTACTACCCCGATTTACTATCCCAGTGATAAGTTACATATTGGGCACTCGTACACTACAGTGGCTGCTGATTGTATGGCTCGATATAAAAAGTTAACGGGATATGATGTTATGTTTTTGACTGGTACCGATGAACACGGCCAAAAAATTGAACGAAAAGCAAAAGAAAATGGGAAAAACCCCCAGCAATTTGTAGATGAAATTGTAGCTAGCATTAAAGAGCTGTGGACATTACTTGATATTGAATATGATGATTTTATTAGAACCACCGAGGAAAGACACAAATCTGTAGTCCAAAAAATATTTGAACGTTTTTACGAGCAGGGAGATATTTACAAAGACCAGTACGAAGGCTGGTACTGCACTCCTTGCGAATCTTTTTGGCTGGAGAGACAGCTTGATGAAGCTAAAACATGCCCGGATTGTGCTCGAGAAGTAGAATGGGTAAAAGAAGAGAGTTACTTCTTTAAAATGAGTAAATATGCCGATCGCTTGTTAGAGCATATTGAAAATAATCCAGAGTTTATTCAACCCGAGTCACGGAAAAATGAGATGATCAATAACTTTTTAAACCCTGGTTTGGAGGACTTATGCGTTTCTCGAACAACCTTTAAATGGGGTATTGAGGTCCCCATGGATAAAGACCATGTAGTATACGTATGGTTAGATGCTCTGACAAACTACTTAAGTGCATTAGGATACTTATCAGAAGATGATACAAAATTTCAAAAGTATTGGCCATGCGATGTACATTTGATGGCCAAGGAGATAGTTAGATTCCATTCGATTTATTGGCCTATTTTCCTTATGGCTTTAGACCTTCCTTTACCTAAACAGGTATTTGGCCATGGCTGGCTTCTGTTGGAGGAAGGAAAAATGAGTAAATCAAAGGGAAATGTAGTAGATCCTGAAGTTTTAGTTAATAAGTACGGTTCAGATGCCATCAGATATTATTTGTTGCGAGAAATATCTTTTGGATCTGATGGAGTGTTCACCTTAGAAGCATTAATTCGTAGAATAAATTACGACTTAGCTAATGATTTGGGTAATCTGTTAAACAGAACCGTGGCCATGATTGACAAATACTTTGATGGTCAGATTCCAGAACCAGTTGTTTCAGAACAGGTGGATAATGACTTGATTAATCATGCACAAGAAACAGTGACAGAGACAGAAAAACACATGGAAGGCATGGATTTCTCGGAAGCATTAAAAGCTCTATGGGAGCTAATAGGGAGAACTAACAAGTATATCGATGAAACACAACCCTGGATTCTTGGAAAAGATCCTAACAAAAAAGATAGATTAGCTACAGTACTTTATAATTTATCTGAAAGTTTACGATATATTTCTGTATTGTTATCACCTTTTATGCCCAGGACGCCAAAGCAAATAAGGAGTCAACTGGGAATAGATAATAACAAAGAAATCCAAACTTATAAGTCTTTGTATGAGTGGGGCCAAATTCCTTCTGGAGTTAGGGTTTCTAAGGATAAACCATTGTTTCCAAGATTGGAAATAGAAGAGGAATTAGAGTCTTTCAATGACAACAGTGAAGAACCACAAAAAGAAGAGAAAGAACAGGATTCTCTGAAATATCCAGAACTGAAAGAACAAGTAGATATTAAGGATTTTCAAAAACTTGATTTAAGAGTAGCTGAAATTGTCAATGTGGAGCCTATCAAAGGCGCAGACAAATTATGGAAGGTCAATGTAGATTTAGGTTTTGAAAATAGACAGGTAGTTGCGGGTATCAAGGAAAGTTTTGGTGCTGAAGATTTGATTGGGAAAAAAGTTATCTTGGTGGCTAATTTAAAGCCGGCCAAAATAAAAGGAGTTAAGTCCCAGGGAATGATCCTAGCTGCCAATGATGAAGGTACAAATCAGTTGGAATTACCCAATTTTATCTCAGACAAAATCACTAAAGGAAGTCAGGTGAGGTAAATTGAATATTATTGATACACATGCTCATCTAGATGATAAACGCTTTTCTTCTGATTTGGAAGATGTGATTGAAAGGGCTAAACAAAAGAAAGTCTCTCAGATTATTAATGTAGGTATTAATATCGACTCATCGCAAAAGTCTGTGGAAATGGCTAAAAAGTATCCAGAAATATATGCAACAGTAGGAGTCCATCCCCATGATGCAAAAAAAGTTCCGGATAACTATTTAGACGAATTAAAGAAAATGGTTACTGAGAATAAAGATGTGGTTGTTGGGATTGGAGAAATGGGGTTAGACTATTTTAAGAACCGTTCACCCCAAGAAACGCAAAAAAGTATTTTTAGAGCCCAATTAGAATTTGCCAAAGAATTACAGCTCCCTGTTATAATACATGACCGGGCTGCCCATGAGGATGCCCTTGAAATAGTAAAAGATTTTCAAAATGATGTTTTTGGAGTTTTTCATTGTTTTGCGGGAGATGAAGAAATAGCT encodes the following:
- a CDS encoding PSP1 domain-containing protein codes for the protein MEKYIVVGVRFKKAGKIYYFDPNDIDLEVGNKVIVETARGLEFGQVVTGPKEVTEEDIVAPLKQVLRKATEEDEEKVAEIKQKEDQAFEVCLDKISKHGLEMKLVDVEQSFDGSKIIFYFTADGRVDFRELVKDLASVFKTRIELRQIGVRDEAKMLGGIGPCGRIMCCASFLGDFEPVSIKMAKEQNLALNPNKISGICGRLMCCLRYESDIYEEAQETFPQTGEIVDTGEGKGEVQDFNVIKETVQVKMEDTHIIKEYNLDELTRINGGCGGQHKCHSKDHCHNNQLEKDIEDELRKLED
- a CDS encoding Mur ligase family protein — translated: MPGSSENSRKISLKKLLQNTSPELFTEFADLGTTGTDIEGVTISGITDNSKEVTPGKIFVACQGTKVDAHDYIEEAIANGASTVILERADYIDKVKDSAIPYFKVRNGRKTLAKLASTFYDHPSHRLIVTGITGTNGKTTTTTLIDYIINQLGVKSGLIGTVNCKINGEEFDSKLTTPPATELYSLIEKMVQKEVKYLTKEVSSHGLKQDRVSAINFDIAGITNISYDHMDFHDSWDDYFKSKTKFFQMLSPDSISVLNADDPNAISMGDKTRSKVITYGISSPGAMITAENVDLKPFETSFTYQIKEELPTVTNKPVRPQSHNLKIRMPGKHNIYNTLLAISVCIMAGFDPEQVIKTAEQFPGLFRRLEVIYKNSFTIIDDCAHNPASIRSVFETISQLPFNRLVIVFAIRGSRGDQINLENSQRLVKWVNHLPVRELIITTSKSHAAPTNQVHSSEQTAFLSPLKTSGTPFKFIHNLEETIETALNEVKQGDLLMILGPYAINEGQEIVRNYLSNS
- the rsmI gene encoding 16S rRNA (cytidine(1402)-2'-O)-methyltransferase; protein product: MGNNTKKGKLFLCPTPIGNLRDITLRVIDCLKEVNLVACEDTRRTKKLLNHLEINVEMLSYHKFNQESRGQQIIEKLLQGMDVALVSDAGTPSISDPGKFLVQEAIQKEIEVIALPGPSAPITALAGSGLDTDSFMFLGYIPEKGIERKDILAEIIGSAHTVILYENYNRLEKTINDLSKQLGKRQIVIAKELTKVHEQYIRGTAKELLEYLEKNSIKGECTVLIQGANHTTELNYLPGEDAKSHLNELIGQGFTKKQAIKLVSQLREIPKREVYQIALELEKEK
- a CDS encoding AbrB/MazE/SpoVT family DNA-binding domain-containing protein, with protein sequence MKSTGLVRRVDELGRIVIPIELRRNLGIEQKDALEIFIEGEQIILKKYEPACLFCGTADEEEMVRYKSKNICKHCIDQLSNES
- the metG gene encoding methionine--tRNA ligase, which translates into the protein MARDNTFYITTPIYYPSDKLHIGHSYTTVAADCMARYKKLTGYDVMFLTGTDEHGQKIERKAKENGKNPQQFVDEIVASIKELWTLLDIEYDDFIRTTEERHKSVVQKIFERFYEQGDIYKDQYEGWYCTPCESFWLERQLDEAKTCPDCAREVEWVKEESYFFKMSKYADRLLEHIENNPEFIQPESRKNEMINNFLNPGLEDLCVSRTTFKWGIEVPMDKDHVVYVWLDALTNYLSALGYLSEDDTKFQKYWPCDVHLMAKEIVRFHSIYWPIFLMALDLPLPKQVFGHGWLLLEEGKMSKSKGNVVDPEVLVNKYGSDAIRYYLLREISFGSDGVFTLEALIRRINYDLANDLGNLLNRTVAMIDKYFDGQIPEPVVSEQVDNDLINHAQETVTETEKHMEGMDFSEALKALWELIGRTNKYIDETQPWILGKDPNKKDRLATVLYNLSESLRYISVLLSPFMPRTPKQIRSQLGIDNNKEIQTYKSLYEWGQIPSGVRVSKDKPLFPRLEIEEELESFNDNSEEPQKEEKEQDSLKYPELKEQVDIKDFQKLDLRVAEIVNVEPIKGADKLWKVNVDLGFENRQVVAGIKESFGAEDLIGKKVILVANLKPAKIKGVKSQGMILAANDEGTNQLELPNFISDKITKGSQVR
- a CDS encoding TatD family hydrolase, producing the protein MNIIDTHAHLDDKRFSSDLEDVIERAKQKKVSQIINVGINIDSSQKSVEMAKKYPEIYATVGVHPHDAKKVPDNYLDELKKMVTENKDVVVGIGEMGLDYFKNRSPQETQKSIFRAQLEFAKELQLPVIIHDRAAHEDALEIVKDFQNDVFGVFHCFAGDEEIASQVMDMGFYISFTGNISFQKADKLRDVVKYAPLSRIMIETDCPYMAPVPFRGKRNEPAFTRLVAEEVADIKGESFEDVVTTTTKNAKDLFRI